One segment of Panicum virgatum strain AP13 chromosome 1K, P.virgatum_v5, whole genome shotgun sequence DNA contains the following:
- the LOC120645796 gene encoding diphthine--ammonia ligase-like, whose amino-acid sequence MEVVALVSGGKDSCFAMMRCLDYGHKVVALANLIPLDDGVDELDSYMYQTVGHQIVVSYAKCMSLPLFRRRIRGSTRDQGLKYNVTAGDEVEDMFALLSEVKQQIPSISAVSSGAIASDYQRLRVESVCSRLGLVSLAYLWKQDQTLLLEEMIRRGIVAITVKVAALGLKPSSHLGKELAELKCHLLPMNESYGINVCGEGGEYETLTLDCPLFCNARIILDDYEVILHSADSIASVGILHPRAFHLEHKSDSSDRIGDGSVTQDISSCVYEVDEVITHTDVEEKCTLNPAVDAYTNIDLCISKTGKNFRSIGCWIQDCSRDSEGLKAHLIAVLSAIDNQLKEEGLGWVNVLYVHLYISNMKEFGLANEVYVSFITEKKCYLGVPSRSTIELPLVQVGLGKAYVEVLVSSELKKRVLHVQSISCWAPSCIGPYSQATLYGEILYMAGQLGLDPPTMKLCPGGATAELELALQNSEAVANAFSSSIYSSAIHFLVYCSAQLTSDEKEEIEQTLQSSYITRLDCSKTGSYPTVLYIFAPDLPKGACVEIKPILYVPTNDDGVATREMETGMAQPASSQAWSAQYSDLHDSCCQIHTIGGRICSAVVSVTSDIASKICSTAGQLYHTEDNLKAMARFCAFQILKILADNNFSWDSITMLRFYYSVEHSVAAAAMSRAFSEAFTELAEDNSSLRTDEAPCYNIVPVSGSGSSACTNNIITCELLASKH is encoded by the exons atggaggtgGTGGCGCTGGTAAGCGGAGGCAAGGACAGCTGCTTCGCCATGATGCGATGCCTCGATTACGGCCACAAG GTTGTTGCTTTGGCTAATCTTATCCCCCTAGACGACGGCGTCGATGAGCTCGATAGCTACATGTACCAAACC GTTGGGCACCAGATTGTCGTGAGCTACGCGAAATGCATGAGCTTGCCTCTCTTCCGGAGGCGCATTCGGGGATCCACAAG GGATCAGGGCCTCAAATATAATGTTACAGCAGGAGATGAAGTGGAAGATATGTTTGCTCTGTTGAGCGAGGTTAAGCAGCAAATTCCGTCCATCAGTGCGGTGTCGTCAGGTGCGATCGCGTCCGATTACCAGCGGCTCCGGGTTGAGAGTGTTTGCTCGAGGCTGGGCCTGGTCTCGCTAGCTTATTTATGGAAGCAGGATCAGACTTTGCTCCTAGAGGAAATG ATAAGAAGGGGCATTGTGGCAATAACTGTAAAG GTTGCTGCACTGGGGTTGAAACCTTCTTCTCACTTAGGTAAAGAACTGGCTGAACTTAAGTGTCATCTACTCCCAATGAATGA GAGTTATGGAATCAATGTCTGTGGTGAAGGTGGAGAATATGAAACACTAACTCTTGACTGCCCTCTCTTTTGT AATGCAAGAATTATTCTCGACGACTATGAAGTAATACTCCACTCTGCTGACTCCATTGCTTCTGTTGGAATTCTTCATCCACGGGCATTTCATCTTGAGCACAAGTCAGATTCCTCTGATAGAATTGGGGACGGTTCTGTCACCCAAGATATTTCTAGTTGTGTGTATGAGGTTGATGAAGTTATCACACACACTGACGTGGAAGAAAAATGTACCTTGAATCCAGCTGTTGATGCTTACACCAATATAGACCTATGTATCTCAAAGACAGGGAAGAATTTCCGTTCCATTGGCTGTTGGATTCAGGATTGCTCTAGAGACTCGGAAG GCCTGAAGGCACACCTCATAGCAGTTTTGAGCGCAATTGATAATCAGCTCAAGGAAGAAGGGCTAGGTTGGGTGAATGTTTTATATGTTCACCTCTACATTTCAAACATGAAGGAATTTGGATTGGCCAATGAAGTCTATGTCAGCTTCATTACAGAAAAAAAATGCTACCTGGGTGTTCCTTCACGCAGTACAATTGAATTGCCATTGGTTCAGGTTGGGTTGGGTAAAGCATATGTGGAAGTTCTAGTTTCCAGTGAGTTGAAAAAGAGAGTACTTCATGTGCAGAGCATCTCCTGCTGGGCTCCTAGTTGCATCGGACCTTATAGCCAG GCAACACTTTATGGAGAGATTCTGTATATGGCTGGTCAGCTGGGGCTTGACCCTCCTACGATGAAGCTCTGTCCTGGTGGTGCAACAGCTGAACTAGAATTAGCACTACAAAATAGTGAAGCTGTGGCTAATGCCTTTAGTTCCTCTATCTATTCCTCGGCAATACACTTTCTGGTGTACTGCTCTGCACAGTTGACATCTGATGAGAAGGAAGAAATCGAACAGACATTGCAGAGTTCTTATATTACTCGTTTGGATTGCTCAAAAACTGGATCATATCCCACTGTTCTATATATATTTGCGCCAGATCTTCCAAAAGG AGCATGTGTGGAAATAAAACCTATTTTATATGTCCCCACCAATGATGACGGAGTTGCAACTAGAGAAATGGAGACTGGAATGGCGCAGCCAGCATCAAGCCAAGCATGGAGTGCACAATACTCTGACTTGCATGACTCATGTTGCCAGATCCACACAATTGGTGGGAGAATTTGTTCTGCTGTGGTCTCGGTCACAAGTGATATTGCATCAAAGATATGTTCTACAGCTGGGCAGTTATACCACACCGAGGACAATTTGAAAGCTATGGCTAGATTTTGTGCTTTCCAGATCTTGAAGATCCTGGCGGATAACAACTTTTCATGGGACAGCATAACG ATGTTGAGGTTCTACTATTCAGTAGAACACTCAGTGGCAGCAGCTGCAATGTCCCGTGCATTCTCGGAGGCCTTCACTGAGCTTGCAGAAGACAACAGTTCCTTAAGAACCGATGAAGCTCCATGCTACAACATCGTGCCGGTATCAGGTTCTGGTTCCTCTGCATGTACGAACAATATAATAACATGCGAGTTATTGGCTTCGAAACATTAG
- the LOC120645804 gene encoding casein kinase I-like isoform X1 has protein sequence MDHVVGGKFKLGKKIGSGSFGELFLAVNVQTGEEVAVKLENVKTKHPQLHYESKLYMLLQGGTGIPHLKWFGVEGEYNVMVIDLLGPSLEDLFNYCSRKFSLKTVLMLADQMINRVEYMHQKGFLHRDIKPDNFLMGLGRKANQVYIIDYGLAKKYRDLQTHKHIPYRENKNLTGTARYASVNTHLGVEQSRRDDLESLGYVLMYFLRGSLPWQGLKAGTKKQKYDKISEKKMLTPVEVLCKSYPTEFISYFHYCRSLRFEDKPDYSYLKRLFRDLFIREGYQFDYVFDWTILKYPQISSNPRMRASERTSGAAGPSMDKIEKPPAGEASGRRNPTGSMNQSDNYVQRPRETVSMSLKEIMHSTDRSGERTVERPRTSSRTGSASRRAVASSSRPGSSVEPSEQQYNRTSRLFSSNSGSRPSSTQRVNPSPGESRATSLSRAAVARGSRDEPLHRSLELLSLGGGKRK, from the exons ATGGATCATGTGGTCGGGGGCAAGTTCAAGCTCGGCAAGAAGATCGGGAGTGGATCGTTCGGGGAGCTCTTCCTCG CTGTGAATGTGCAGACTGGAGAAGAGGTTGCCGTCAAGCTG GAAAATGTGAAGACAAAGCACCCACAGCTTCATTATGAGTCGAAGCTCTACATGCTTCTCCAAGGAGGAA CTGGCATTCCACACTTGAAGTGGTTTGGTGTTGAGGGGGAGTATAATGTCATGGTGATCGATCTTCTTGGGCCTAGCCTTGAGGACTTATTCAACTACTGCAGCAGAAAGTTCTCGCTGAAGACTGTGCTCATGCTTGCTGATCAAATG ATTAATCGGGTTGAGTACATGCATCAGAAGGGGTTTCTTCACCGTGATATAAAGCCTGATAATTTCCTTATGGGGCTTGGTAGGAAAGCCAATCAG GTGTATATAATAGACTATGGGCTTGCAAAGAAATACAGGGATCTTCAGACTCACAAGCACATCCCCTACAG AGAGAACAAGAACCTCACTGGAACTGCACGATATGCAAGTGTCAATACGCACCTTGGCGTTG AGCAAAGTAGGAGAGATGATTTAGAATCTCTCGGTTATGTCCTTATGTACTTCCTTAGGGGCAG CCTACCATGGCAGGGGCTGAAAGCAGGAACCAAGAAGCAGAAATATGACAAAATCAGTGAGAAAAAGATGCTTACTCCGGTGGAG GTACTCTGCAAATCGTACCCAACAGAGTTTATTTCCTACTTTCACTACTGCCGTTCATTGCGGTTTGAAGACAAGCCTGATTATTCTTACCTGAAAAGACTATTCCGCGATCTCTTCATTCGGGAAG GATACCAGTTTGATTATGTTTTTGACTGGACCATTTTGAAATATCCCCAGATAAGTTCCAACCCACGGATGAGG GCAAGTGAAAGAACTAGTGGAGCCGCTGGACCTTCTATGGATAAGATTGAGAAGCCCCCAG CAGGCGAAGCGTCCGGTAGGAGGAATCCAACTGGCTCTATGAATCAGAGTGACAATTATGTGCAGCGACCACGTGAGACCGTATCTATGTCATTGAAGGAAATC ATGCATagcacagaccggtctggggAAAGGACTGTGGAGAGACCTCGGACATCCTCTCGTACAGGCAGCGCATCAAGGAGAGCTGTCGCATCAAGCAGCAGGCCAGGGTCATCTGTGGAACCAAGTGAGCAGCAGTATAACCGGACAAGCAGGTTGTTCTCTAGCAACAGTGGCAGTCGTCCATCAAGCACCCAGAGAGTTAACCCATCGCCAGGCGAGTCAAGGGCCACCTCCCTTTCGCGGGCAGCAGTTGCGAGAGGCTCCCGTGATGAGCCACTCCACCGCAGCTTGGAGCTTCTGTCCCTGGGTGGCGGTAAAAGGAAATGA
- the LOC120645804 gene encoding casein kinase I-like isoform X2: MDHVVGGKFKLGKKIGSGSFGELFLAVNVQTGEEVAVKLENVKTKHPQLHYESKLYMLLQGGTGIPHLKWFGVEGEYNVMVIDLLGPSLEDLFNYCSRKFSLKTVLMLADQMINRVEYMHQKGFLHRDIKPDNFLMGLGRKANQVYIIDYGLAKKYRDLQTHKHIPYRENKNLTGTARYASVNTHLGVEQSRRDDLESLGYVLMYFLRGSLPWQGLKAGTKKQKYDKISEKKMLTPVEVLCKSYPTEFISYFHYCRSLRFEDKPDYSYLKRLFRDLFIREGYQFDYVFDWTILKYPQISSNPRMRASERTSGAAGPSMDKIEKPPGEASGRRNPTGSMNQSDNYVQRPRETVSMSLKEIMHSTDRSGERTVERPRTSSRTGSASRRAVASSSRPGSSVEPSEQQYNRTSRLFSSNSGSRPSSTQRVNPSPGESRATSLSRAAVARGSRDEPLHRSLELLSLGGGKRK; encoded by the exons ATGGATCATGTGGTCGGGGGCAAGTTCAAGCTCGGCAAGAAGATCGGGAGTGGATCGTTCGGGGAGCTCTTCCTCG CTGTGAATGTGCAGACTGGAGAAGAGGTTGCCGTCAAGCTG GAAAATGTGAAGACAAAGCACCCACAGCTTCATTATGAGTCGAAGCTCTACATGCTTCTCCAAGGAGGAA CTGGCATTCCACACTTGAAGTGGTTTGGTGTTGAGGGGGAGTATAATGTCATGGTGATCGATCTTCTTGGGCCTAGCCTTGAGGACTTATTCAACTACTGCAGCAGAAAGTTCTCGCTGAAGACTGTGCTCATGCTTGCTGATCAAATG ATTAATCGGGTTGAGTACATGCATCAGAAGGGGTTTCTTCACCGTGATATAAAGCCTGATAATTTCCTTATGGGGCTTGGTAGGAAAGCCAATCAG GTGTATATAATAGACTATGGGCTTGCAAAGAAATACAGGGATCTTCAGACTCACAAGCACATCCCCTACAG AGAGAACAAGAACCTCACTGGAACTGCACGATATGCAAGTGTCAATACGCACCTTGGCGTTG AGCAAAGTAGGAGAGATGATTTAGAATCTCTCGGTTATGTCCTTATGTACTTCCTTAGGGGCAG CCTACCATGGCAGGGGCTGAAAGCAGGAACCAAGAAGCAGAAATATGACAAAATCAGTGAGAAAAAGATGCTTACTCCGGTGGAG GTACTCTGCAAATCGTACCCAACAGAGTTTATTTCCTACTTTCACTACTGCCGTTCATTGCGGTTTGAAGACAAGCCTGATTATTCTTACCTGAAAAGACTATTCCGCGATCTCTTCATTCGGGAAG GATACCAGTTTGATTATGTTTTTGACTGGACCATTTTGAAATATCCCCAGATAAGTTCCAACCCACGGATGAGG GCAAGTGAAAGAACTAGTGGAGCCGCTGGACCTTCTATGGATAAGATTGAGAAGCCCCCAG GCGAAGCGTCCGGTAGGAGGAATCCAACTGGCTCTATGAATCAGAGTGACAATTATGTGCAGCGACCACGTGAGACCGTATCTATGTCATTGAAGGAAATC ATGCATagcacagaccggtctggggAAAGGACTGTGGAGAGACCTCGGACATCCTCTCGTACAGGCAGCGCATCAAGGAGAGCTGTCGCATCAAGCAGCAGGCCAGGGTCATCTGTGGAACCAAGTGAGCAGCAGTATAACCGGACAAGCAGGTTGTTCTCTAGCAACAGTGGCAGTCGTCCATCAAGCACCCAGAGAGTTAACCCATCGCCAGGCGAGTCAAGGGCCACCTCCCTTTCGCGGGCAGCAGTTGCGAGAGGCTCCCGTGATGAGCCACTCCACCGCAGCTTGGAGCTTCTGTCCCTGGGTGGCGGTAAAAGGAAATGA
- the LOC120645831 gene encoding ABC transporter I family member 19-like isoform X2, giving the protein MTGEGNGDEGWRRSGIEVSALQFGYEGQPPLFARFNLRVAPGSRCLLVGANGSGKTTLLKILAGKHMVGGRDVVRVLNGSAFHDTQLVCNGDLSYLGGSWSRTIGSAGDVPLQGDFSAEHMIFGVDGVDPVRREKLIDLLDIDLQWRMHKVSDGQRRRVQICMGLLHPYKVLLLDEITVDLDVVTRMDLLDFFKEECEQREATIVYATHIFDGLETWATDIAYIQEGELRKSAKYMDIEELKNAKNLLTVVESWLRSETKLPKKDPPRSEAQPRRSSPFDSSPLRSSCHMAYYR; this is encoded by the exons ATGACCGGGGAAGGAAACGGAGACGAAGGGTGGAGGCGGAGCGGCATCGAGGTCAGCGCCCTGCAGTTCGGCTACGAAGGGCAGCCGCCGCTATTCGCGCGATTCAACCTCCGAGTCGCCCCTGGCTCCCGCTGCCTCCTCGTCGGCGCCAATGGATCAG GCAAGACTACACTCTTGAAGATTCTTGCGGGAAAGCATATGGTTGGGGGAAGGGATGTGGTCCGTGTTCTCAATGGTTCAGCTTTTCATGACACACAGTTGGTGTGCAATGGTGACCTTTCGTACTTGGGGGGCTCTTGGAGCCGGACTATTGGTTCAGCT GGCGATGTTCCGCTGCAAGGCGACTTCTCTGCTGAGCACATGATTTTTGGAG TTGACGGGGTTGATCCTGTTAGGCGAGAGAAGCTGATTGATCTGCTAGACATTGATCTGCAATGGCGCATGCATAAAGTTTCAGATGGACAGCGCCGCAGGGTGCAAATCTGCATGGGTCTTCTTCATCCATACAAG GTGCTTTTACTTGATGAAATCACCGTTGATCTGGATGTTGTGACCAGAATGgatcttcttgacttctttAAGGAAGAGTGCGAACAG AGAGAAGCCACCATTGTGTACGCCACCCATATATTCGATGGCCTAGAGACATGGGCTACGGACATTGCATATATCCAGGAAGGCGAACTGAGAAAATCAGCAAAATACATGGACATCGAAGAGCTGAAGAATGCCAAAAATTTGTTGACCGTCGTTGAGTCATGGCTCCGATCAGAGACCAAACTCCCCAAGAAGGATCCTCCACGTTCAGAGGCCCAGCCCAGGCGCTCCTCGCCGTTTGATAGTTCCCCTTTACGCTCATCTTGCCACATGGCATACTACCGTTGA
- the LOC120645831 gene encoding ABC transporter I family member 19-like isoform X1 → MTGEGNGDEGWRRSGIEVSALQFGYEGQPPLFARFNLRVAPGSRCLLVGANGSGNSGKTTLLKILAGKHMVGGRDVVRVLNGSAFHDTQLVCNGDLSYLGGSWSRTIGSAGDVPLQGDFSAEHMIFGVDGVDPVRREKLIDLLDIDLQWRMHKVSDGQRRRVQICMGLLHPYKVLLLDEITVDLDVVTRMDLLDFFKEECEQREATIVYATHIFDGLETWATDIAYIQEGELRKSAKYMDIEELKNAKNLLTVVESWLRSETKLPKKDPPRSEAQPRRSSPFDSSPLRSSCHMAYYR, encoded by the exons ATGACCGGGGAAGGAAACGGAGACGAAGGGTGGAGGCGGAGCGGCATCGAGGTCAGCGCCCTGCAGTTCGGCTACGAAGGGCAGCCGCCGCTATTCGCGCGATTCAACCTCCGAGTCGCCCCTGGCTCCCGCTGCCTCCTCGTCGGCGCCAATGGATCAGGTA ACTCAGGCAAGACTACACTCTTGAAGATTCTTGCGGGAAAGCATATGGTTGGGGGAAGGGATGTGGTCCGTGTTCTCAATGGTTCAGCTTTTCATGACACACAGTTGGTGTGCAATGGTGACCTTTCGTACTTGGGGGGCTCTTGGAGCCGGACTATTGGTTCAGCT GGCGATGTTCCGCTGCAAGGCGACTTCTCTGCTGAGCACATGATTTTTGGAG TTGACGGGGTTGATCCTGTTAGGCGAGAGAAGCTGATTGATCTGCTAGACATTGATCTGCAATGGCGCATGCATAAAGTTTCAGATGGACAGCGCCGCAGGGTGCAAATCTGCATGGGTCTTCTTCATCCATACAAG GTGCTTTTACTTGATGAAATCACCGTTGATCTGGATGTTGTGACCAGAATGgatcttcttgacttctttAAGGAAGAGTGCGAACAG AGAGAAGCCACCATTGTGTACGCCACCCATATATTCGATGGCCTAGAGACATGGGCTACGGACATTGCATATATCCAGGAAGGCGAACTGAGAAAATCAGCAAAATACATGGACATCGAAGAGCTGAAGAATGCCAAAAATTTGTTGACCGTCGTTGAGTCATGGCTCCGATCAGAGACCAAACTCCCCAAGAAGGATCCTCCACGTTCAGAGGCCCAGCCCAGGCGCTCCTCGCCGTTTGATAGTTCCCCTTTACGCTCATCTTGCCACATGGCATACTACCGTTGA
- the LOC120645845 gene encoding kinesin-like protein KIN-10A, with translation MAPPTPSPRPGPPQGGALPTPLRTPASKHRLHFPATTPKNAHHGVGVGAATEHPVEVIGRIRNLSSGGASALEIAGGGTAVRVRGDAGGCRDFTLDGVSVSEEEDLEGFYRRFVRSRIEGVRVGAKCTVMVYGPTGSGKSHTMFGCAKQPGIVYRALRDILEGGGGGEGDGPAGGGDDDAGFGAGLFVQVAVLEIYNEEIYDLLVGSGANAKGNAPKARLEVMGKKAKNATYLSGNEAGKISREVAKVEKRRTVKSTLCNDRSSRSHCMIILDVPSVGGRLMLVDMAGSENIEAAGQTGFEAKMQTAKINQGNTALKRVVESIANGDSHVPFRDSKLTMLLQDSFEDDKSKILMILCASPDPKELHKTVSTLEYGAKAKCIIRAAHAATPRDKISSEESSTMLNSRIVAMNQFIYKLQKENKLREKEHNEAKNLLRLKEEELTQLRAKLKLIEGQEKAVKEEEINSKVMEKTQTLRNELMKMEEAMLRQQEELTALKQQLQEVEHEKADACQPVQQDFIGGRLLARLSEMPAGLDQSMSMVMSMELDTGDQPQDVKVIKEDTRQQGHIWNHTATAGVCTGAVAQDDDVRLSGYPEKVVLSTVFEEADEEDAERDSGLEEVCKEVVQESFKADTIQNALTEPDDPATRKHLIENIFRLCGNHRELAKKPKVQSPTKEVFADENRSPSKHVFGEESRSAAKQAYGNENREPLAWGALETPMCDVKVAESPVSSQLSPIVCQVVDEPMVEQLKSCSTMEDSDQNKENSFAGQKEQDGLLEVYIKWESGNLIKGLKLLQNSCLSDLRKLIEAHFEEAGGKEQHQFTFLLLGDPSGAPVSREKEASVQIRKLPHWNNHPDSYLACLRAAKKPAVDHMPFSPLDSKLNSVVKDTHLAGVLSPKVNQMSPNYIRELRA, from the exons ATGGCGCCCCCCACCCCGTCTCCCCGGCCGGGCCCGCCGCAGGGGGGCGCCCTGCCGACTCCCCTCAGGACGCCCGCCTCCAAGCACCGCCTCCACTTCCCCGCCACCACCCCGAAGAACGCCCAccacggcgtcggcgtcggcgccgcAACGGAGCACCCGGTCGAGGTGATCGGCCGCATCCGGAACCTCTCCTCGGGCGGCGCGTCGGCTCTGGAGATCGCGGGCGGCGGGACGGCCGTCCGCGTGCGCGGCGACGCGGGTGGGTGCCGCGACTTCACCCTCGACGGCGTCTCCGTCTCCGAGGAGGAGGACCTCGAGGGGTTCTACCGCCGGTTCGTGCGCTCCCGGATCGAGGGCGTCCGGGTCGGGGCCAAGTGCACCGTCATGGTCTACGGGCCCACCGGGTCCGGGAAGAGCCACACTATGTTCGGATGCGCCAAGCAGCCCGGCATCGTGTACCGCGCGCTCAGGGACATcctcgagggaggaggaggtggagaaggcgaTGGtccggccggtggcggcgacgaTGATGCAGGGTTTGGGGCTGGGCTCTTCGTTCAAGTAGCGGTGCTAGAGATCTACAACGAGGAGATCTACGATCTACTCGTAGGAAGCGGGGCTAATGCTAAAGGAAACGCCCCCAAG GCGAGGCTAGAAGTAATGGGGAAGAAAGCCAAGAATGCTACTTACCTCTCTGGAAATGAAGCTGGGAAGATATCAAGAGAAGTTGCCAAGGTGGAGAAACGTCGAACTGTCAAAAGCACGCTTTGTAATGACAGGAGTTCGCGGAGTCATTGCATG ATTATCCTGGATGTCCCATCGGTGGGCGGAAGGTTAATGCTTGTGGACATGGCTGGGTCTGAAAACATTGAAGCTGCAGGACAAACTGGTTTTGAAGCCAAGATGCAG ACAGCAAAGATTAATCAAGGAAACACTGCTTTAAAGCGAGTGGTCGAATCTATTGCTAACGGCGATTCCCATGTTCCATTTAGAGACAGCAAGCTCACAATGCTACTGCAG GATTCATTTGAGGATGATAAATCAAAAATCCTGATGATTCTGTGTGCTAGTCCTGATCCCAAGGAACTGCACAAGACAGTTTCTACATTGGAGTACGGTGCTAAGGCAAAGTGTATTATCCGTGCTGCTCATGCCGCAACACCGAGGGACAAAATAAGCTCTGAGGAGTCATCTACAATGCTTAACTCTAGAATTGTTGCGATGAACCAGTTCATCTACAAGcttcaaaaggaaaacaaactGAGAGAGAAAGAGCATAACGAGGCCAAGAACTTGCTAAGGCTGAAGGAAGAGGAGCTGACACAACTGAGAGCAAAGCTCAAGCTGATAGAAGGGCAGGAAAAAGCTGTTAAGGAGGAGGAGATTAACTCCAAAGTCATGGAGAAGACCCAGACCTTGAGGAATGAGCTAATGAAGATGGAAGAAGCGATGCTTAGGCAGCAAGAAGAGCTAACTGCACTAAAACAGCAACTACAGGAGGTTGAGCATGAAAAGGCAGATGCTTGTCAGCCAGTGCAACAAGATTTCATTGGAGGTAGACTGTTGGCACGGCTGTCGGAGATGCCTGCAGGACTTGATCAATCAATGTCAATGGTCATGTCTATGGAGTTAGATACAGGAGATCAGCCACAGGATGTCAAGGTAATAAAGGAGGATACACGCCAGCAGGGCCACATATGGAATCACACTGCAACAGCAGGTGTTTGCACTGGTGCTGTGGCGCAAGACGATGATGTCAGGCTGTCGGGTTATCCAGAAAAGGTTGTCCTAAGCACTGTATTCGAGGAGGCAGATGAAGAGGATGCAGAGAGGGACAGCGGTCTTGAGGAGGTGTGCAAGGAGGTTGTACAGGAGAGCTTTAAGGCGGACACAATACAAAATGCACTGACTGAGCCAGATGATCCGGCAACAAGGAAGCATCTGATCGAGAACATTTTCAGGCTCTGCGGGAATCATCGTGAACTAGCTAAAAAACCAAAGGTTCAGTCACCAACAAAGGAAGTGTTTGCAGATGAGAACAGATCACCATCAAAGCATGTGTTTGGAGAGGAGAGCAGGTCAGCAGCAAAACAAGCTTATGGAAATGAAAACAGGGAGCCATTAGCATGGGGAGCTCTAGAGACCCCGATGTGCGATGTCAAAGTGGCTGAGAGCCCAGTATCTTCACAACTTTCTCCAATTGTATGCCAAGTTGTGGATGAACCTATGGTGGAGCAGCTAAAATCATGCAGTACAATGGAAGATAGTGATCAGAACAAGGAGAATAGTTTTGCTGGACAGAAGGAGCAGGACGGCCTGTTGGAAGTCTACATCAAATGGGAGTCTGGAAATCTGATTAAAGGGCTGAAGTTACTGCAGAACTCGTGCCTTTCAGATTTGAGGAAGCTTATAGAGGCGCACTTCGAAGAAGCAGGTGGCAAAGAGCAGCATCAATTCACTTTCCTGCTCCTCGGG GATCCTTCTGGTGCTCCGGTGTCAAGGGAGAAGGAAGCGTCAGTGCAGATAAGGAAGTTGCCGCACTGGAACAACCATCCAGACAGCTACCTGGCCTGCCTGCGGGCGGCCAAGAAGCCGGCGGTGGATCACATGCCGTTCAGCCCGCTGGACAGCAAGCTGAACTCGGTCGTAAAGGACACGCACCTCGCCGGCGTGCTGTCGCCCAAGGTTAACCAGATGAGCCCCAACTACATTCGGGAGCTGAGAGCTTGA